The Amphiura filiformis chromosome 1, Afil_fr2py, whole genome shotgun sequence nucleotide sequence ACAATGAATATGTTGGTATCAGAAAACATAATAAATTCTATGGAAAACATTTAGATAAAATGGataaatgtctcatttaagacagacCATCAAGATATGCTAATTCGgttactaaccctaactctaaccttaacaccggtaacccctgaccctaatgaACATATCATGATGGTCCGTCTTAAATGAGACATGTAGCAAAAGCTGCTAACCTGGATATCACTTGTGTCTGTAAAGCCACATTTTGTCACGTCCTCCATAGCAGCTGTACGCCCTAGTGCAGCCACATTAAACGCCcctaagaaaaaaaaatgcattttacttATTCTGTGTTCAACATGTATTCTATGTACTGCAATGGCTGAATGATTTGAAGTTTGGAGGGAGTGACATCAAGGGTGCATGCAGGTGAGAGTTAAATGGTCTGAACACATGTGTGAGCAACAAATCAAGTAAAAATGGGTGTTTTTAggcaaaaatgtatgcatttatggtctaaaaaacactgatttacaAGAATAATGGTAGTTTTCTGACccctgaacaacttgtttagggtaccttttcaaatttttggtaaattacaagtccataaagggtacattagttgcatttttactagccaaaaacttaTAAGGGGGTGAATTCTATatcaaattaccttattaaggggatAAATTTGCTAGTATTGTAAAACTTGTTTAGAGGGTTTTTGAAACAAATTTGGTCAAGCATGCATACACCATTACACTGTCACTGGTCATATTTGAGTAGCCCCTGTGGCCTTTATATACCAAATCCAATAAGAACAGAGGTGCTGAAATTTAATTTTATAACTTAAGAAAGTCAAAAAATGAATGACTACACTGatagcaacttaaaatttgtagcacATTTTCTtatatgatttatttatttatttatttcttatttaacctgggacaagcaatcagtgaccagcactgttctcccttgctgcccaggatgcagcacaaaaatatatttaaaatacacAAAGAAGTCATGAAAATAATACCATACACATACTTACTAGCTACAAGAAATTCAAATACATATGATAATTACATTTACAAAATGATGCATAAAAGAGtaagaaaatgttcaaaaattattACACATAATTAAGAAAGGGCATTTGTCCAAAAAAACCTGCATAGACTCACCCAGTGGTGCACATAGGTTCCTCGCCAAGAAGAGGAAATCACGCACAGACAGAAAGGCCCCCGAAAACCCAACAAGAATTGAGGTGTGAAACCTCAACCGCTGGTGTGACCTCCATGGGATGGCACCACCAACCTGCACCCAATACCCTGATTGGCAAGGAAAGCCCACATACACCACTAGGTGTAACAGGAAGATGaagaaataaaattacatgtTATTATATGTTCTTGAAAACACTTGTGTTGGCAGGTAGGGATTTTAATGTTTAGGCCCCCTAACAGGAAAGTTCTCTTGCCAGTCTCAGTGCGCATCTTATGAATAACAAAATTCCCAGAGGTTGATGATCTGACAGTGTAATTACTATAAGCATGAGTGCACTTAGtgaaaatattgcacaggttggGGGTACATTAAAAACATTGAGACGGATTTGATATCTGCGACGATCAGAAAAAGTTCCAgttgaataaaaaacaaaatgagtTGAAGTGCGCATTGGGACACCCATGATTGCTCTAACAAGGTCTACGTTTTTGATGGTGATCCAACCTGTTCAGGAGAGTTAGACCTGCATTTAACCAAATAAGATTACAATAATCAACTTTAGGATTCAGTCGCTAagcttaattgtgacacgatctggtccatgggggccaaaggaggcatttttgaaaatcgaGTTACAATTACCTTATAtatacattaggctatcatatgtACTGAAAACAGTATAAACAATATACtgaaaaggtctagcatacttgggtcttcagttatgaagttttgtgatttctattttcttatgtattttattgttttttactacatatttttgcctttatctcaatttcaaatttgcagacTGTGGCCCttgtggaccagatcgtgtcacaagttttaaatcaaaattacaatACCTCATATGGGTAGCCTCGTTCTTCATTATTACCACTCCATCCTGGACCACGGAAAAGCCTATTGAATCTTAATCCAAACTCTATTTCCATCATAACCTGCCACTGTCTGTAGTCATGTGGTATTTTGATCTATTAAACATTGagtaaatgaaaaataatatgatattaagATATTAAAGAAAATGTTATTTCAAATTCATCTTAACAACAAAACATAAAATGGCACAAAATCAGTGTGATATATAATTCCCTTTTAGAGAAtatatttacatgtaggcctGCCTTTGCTTGTATCTTTTCATTTGCTTACTATTTGTTTTTCAGAAGGAGCTATGTGACAAGTGGCTACACGTATACCTCCATCAGCTAGACTATGCATTCCAGCCATTTACAGATCTCAATATAATATCATTATTGAAGTGTTGCAAGTACACAACATTTTGGTCAAGGATGCGGCATGCCGGTATAAATTTTAATAAAAGGAAAAAGACCCAGAATATAGTTTGACATTTATACatgtgcattttgctattgtgacAATCAAAGGCAGTTGAGAAAGCTTTTAATTGGTTACGGAACATGGAATGCATGCTGTTATTGCGGAAAATAAGAAGTAACACAATTTATAAGAAAGTAAAATAACATTACATGacatgacatacatgtacagtagcTCAAACATTTATGAAAAATTCTTATAACAAAATGATGTGTGAGGTGAAGATGGTGACTGCAAGAACAGTGCATATAATTAAGTCCGAAGTATCCAAATTTATACTGATTAACAGTATTGTATGAAATGAAATTGTCTGAAAGTTATAAACACTTGTAAGCAATAAATGGGAGAAAACTATAACTATCAATTTCTGGATTTTAACATGACAACATTAAAACAGGACACATTGACAATCTGCAATTCATGTGGTTGTTACAGcatattcaatttaaaaaatggGTTAGATATGACGATAGATCACACAATTAATGTACATGGGTTTTCTGTAATTTAAGTAATTTAAGCTCCCAGCTAAAATCTTCTTCCAGTCACCTGACAATGAGGTTAAATATTTACAGTACAGATGAATCAGTAAAGTGCATTTATATCAAAACATGTATCTACACTAAAATCATGGCTTCTGTCTGTCCGTCCACACATTCCACCACACTTCAACACATTCTGATATTTTAGGTAGGTGTGCGCTGCTGAAGTGGTGGTTTCAAAGGGCTgcttgaggtcaatggtcattaacAGGGAAATTAACAGCCTCAAATTTAATTTGAAGGGACATTTAGGCGGAGATGccctatttagcgttagctttgggtACCGGTACttaattactttctttattttccactcAACTTACCcaggtgaaaaatcaataaaataattaaatgtccaaagctaacattGAATCAGGCATCACCGCCTAATGAAGTACAATAGACAAATGTGAGCCATACAGATCACGTTTTTGGCAAGGTAAGTAGCATGATGCATCTACAccgttgaaccatggttgaactaGATATTCATTCATACAGTGTTACAGTATTGCACAAGGAATCTGAACAGAAGTTATTGGCTTGGTGGATTGTCAGATTCCCCTATATGTTTGGAATTTCTGATATCAATCTCTTGAATGCAATAGATAAAGAAAAAGTAAaactttcaaataaataaataaataaaattaataaacaaacaaacatgcaaatgaaataaattaatacATACATAGTATacataaaatgtcaaatattcaGAGAGGGTTGTTCATGATCAAATGAcatcccagcaaacgcaaaatgcTTCCACATTATTCGCCAAAggtagaaaaggttgccagaatgCATTTACATGACGTGGTATATTAAGGGGATTTTGAGGGTATAAAATGTCTTCATAAAATTATTCAAGAACATTTTTTTCAGTgggtttttataaaaaaatatttctgaaacgttttcatgatatttaaacatttttaccccaaccaaaaccaaaaccccatataattgtgtaaaatgtttatgaaaggttttgtgtttgcttggtataTTGGTCAAATCTTTAAATAACTTTTAGtgagaaaaaaacccaaacaaacagaAAAGCATTTCATTGTTGTTGTGTTCTTAATAATTATGGTTTTACTCTGAAAATGAATGAAAAGcatgcataatttttttttcacatattATTACAAATATGGTTGATAATGATATTAATTGAACAAGAACATGTATGAGTGTTAGCTGTTATCCATCCAAAATGTGAATAACTTGTGTACAATATGCactgtacacataaaatacctgAGCCTGGTTTGTGTGAGAGAAGAACTGTATTTGATGCTCTATCAGTCCAAAAGGCATGTGGTCAAATGGTAGAAGTGGTGTCTTAGTTCCAGGCCTGTCCTCTGCTATACACCTTGTGAAGTGGTAAATTAAGTTTGGCTTGCCGGCCTTTTCAAGGCGCTCCATTGCATTTAAAGACAATGTTACAAAGTTCTCTGGGTATGTGCCCAGTCCTTTCTTCAAATGGAGGTCATAATACAGACCATCCAACAACGTCTGAATTGTATCAGGCTCTAGAGCATCATTGAGTTTCTTCATAAACTGACTTTGGCTTGTTATGCCCATGGACTTGAAAGACTTCACTACATCATCTATCCAATCTTCATCAGACATGATTTTAGTACATGCAGGTGTACTGGAACTTGGGGTTTCCGTGTCATGTGGGTGCAATTGTCTTCCACGCTTTTGGAGTTCTGGTGTATCAGGCATCGCACTTGCGAGGGCATATGAAGTCGAAATCAAATCATATGGGGGAGCTAACTCCACTGGCACCAACGGGGGAGATGAATCAGGTAAGAACTGAGATGCAGACCCAAACTGGAAGCTGTCAATATCTAAGCTATATGCTTTTTCAGCTGCATAAACGCCCCCAATATTTCTTGGAAACTCTTTTGCTAGTTTGCTTGTCACTCTGGTCCTGATGGTGGTTGCTAAAAATTAGGGGAGGCACGTACACAGGTATAGAGGTTATTCTTGTGAATATAGTAACTCCTTGCCAGATGCAAGTACATATAGGATggactttttcaatttttatacattAATTGGAGTGCATGACCTTCCAACCCCATATAACTTCAGGAGTCATTCAACATTGTCCAGTTTCCCATACTAAAGGCTACTTACATGTACGTATATTTACATGTATGAGGGGAAGAATGGCTAAAACAATTCCAAAGTGTGCACAAACTGTAATGTATACATGGATCGTACGAGAGAAATTTATTCATGGCGatgttttttactgttttatgTCTCCAGAGGGAAACAGAGGCTTGACAAAACACACATGCTTTTTTACTGTTGACTTTCATCCTGCCAAATTCCACAATTTTTTGTTTGACAGATTCTTTTCACTTCTAaataaaatattgacattttttaTCTAAAATTTCAATTATACAGCTGTTTCGTACTATCGCACAGTTGTTTAATACctataaacaaaataacaaattaataaaatattgacaGACAGGCCCTATTGATAAAGTGGTTGAGGGTAAGCAAAACCAAGCATTAATTTTATCCCTTACCTAACTATACTTTTGGATATCGCTTTACGGCAGCAAGATAATTTAGACATCAGATATGCTTAGGAATGCACAATTTGATCCTCATGGGGGTGCAAGGGAGTTTGGGTTAGGCGGAACTATTTTTTCTGTTCCAATTTACCTTTAAAAAAGAGTTGGGTAGGGGAATTTGTTTACACAGTGGGGCaattgtttttttggggggggattgttctttcttttttttggggggggggggtttgtttttctttaattaaaaaaaaaccttccatGCCTACCCTCCTaaaaatcaaatggtgcacccCTTACAAAGAATAATAGTTTCCAAATTTTAAACTGACTTGTTTATTACCAGCACATAcatgtatgaacttacattcgagtataTAATAGTGAAATTCAGCATAGCATATCATGAAACATGCTAGAAGGAAATATATTTACCTTTCCTAATGTTTTTCCCCGATTGGTCTGAGACATGCTTTGCAGCTTCGGCCCAGTATTTGTGTTTTGCGCCAAATGAGGGCCATCCGCTTTTGCTGGATTCTTTGTCCCAGTCACTTGATGGCAGAGCAATAAATTCCACAAGGGCTCTCATCTCATGTCTACTCCAGGACTGCTGTTCACGCTTTGGTGTAGACTTAGGCTTAGCCACAGGAGACCTGGACGAAACCGGTTTTGGCTGGTGATGACGGGTTTTGCCTGGTGATGACCAACCACCTTGAAAATTTCTGGCCTTCCTGACTAAATCTTGCGCTAAGTGTAActaaaatgtgattaaaaaatgcaaacataaaaCAAAGCCATAAACATACAAGGAACATAAATGGAACACACTTCAAATTGGCAAAGCATTTAAATCAGGTCAGGTGACACAGCAAAATATGTGTACATGCATGTCATGGGTTTGATGATCCCCAGTGGAGGCAAAAATGCATGATCAAATTAATTATTCATTCACTACATTAATTTTAGGCAGATACTTCAGATGGCAAAGATCTCACATACATGACACGACTGTTGATACACCATGCCATATGGACACCATGAGGAATCAGCAGAATgatttacaaatttaaatttaaagtgcaaaataaaagatatatattttaatttgtgGGTCAAATTCAATGTTGCaaccagtagcatagccaggatgGAACCAGAGGCCCCACGATATTATTCAGGGATAAAATGAGGATGACAAAGAGTAAAGTGCCACTAAAATCCTGTCTATGCCTATGTCTAATTAATATAATACTAATtctatagcaaaaaaaaaatcagttttgcaATACGATACATTTGTA carries:
- the LOC140140018 gene encoding uncharacterized protein is translated as MPDTPELQKRGRQLHPHDTETPSSSTPACTKIMSDEDWIDDVVKSFKSMGITSQSQFMKKLNDALEPDTIQTLLDGLYYDLHLKKGLGTYPENFVTLSLNAMERLEKAGKPNLIYHFTRCIAEDRPGTKTPLLPFDHMPFGLIEHQIQFFSHTNQAQIKIPHDYRQWQVMMEIEFGLRFNRLFRGPGWSGNNEERGYPYEVL